One stretch of Streptococcus australis DNA includes these proteins:
- the cas1e gene encoding type I-E CRISPR-associated endonuclease Cas1e, which yields MVKKSGTKKTSLRELPKISDRVSFIYVEHAKINRVDSAITVLDSNGTVRIPVAMIGVLLLGPGTDISHRAVELIGDAGTSMVWVGERGVRQYAHGRSLAHSTKFLERQAKLVSNSRSRLAVARKMYQMRFPGEDVTTLTMQQLRGREGARVRKAYRMQSEKFKVPWDKRDYRPDDFEGGTVVNQALSAANVALYGLVYSIVVALGVSPGLGFVHTGHDLSFIYDIADLYKAELTIPLAFEIAANYTEDDDIGKVARLKTRDSFVDGKLMARIVTDIQYLFEIDDEEELVIDTLSLWDDKDKLVKHGVSYTENL from the coding sequence ATGGTAAAAAAAAGTGGAACGAAGAAAACATCTCTGCGAGAACTTCCTAAAATAAGCGATCGTGTCAGTTTTATTTACGTAGAACACGCAAAGATAAATCGTGTGGATAGCGCTATTACAGTGCTTGATAGCAACGGAACAGTTAGAATACCTGTTGCTATGATTGGTGTATTATTGTTAGGACCGGGTACTGATATTAGCCATCGTGCTGTAGAGTTGATAGGAGATGCTGGAACCAGTATGGTTTGGGTTGGTGAGCGAGGTGTTCGTCAGTATGCTCATGGAAGATCCTTAGCACATTCAACAAAATTCTTAGAGAGACAGGCTAAGCTGGTTTCAAATTCTCGGTCGCGTTTAGCTGTTGCCCGTAAAATGTATCAAATGCGATTTCCTGGTGAAGATGTCACCACATTAACAATGCAGCAACTACGGGGTCGTGAAGGAGCTAGGGTGAGAAAAGCATATAGGATGCAATCTGAAAAATTCAAGGTTCCTTGGGATAAAAGGGACTACAGACCCGATGATTTTGAAGGAGGGACGGTAGTGAATCAGGCGCTATCCGCAGCTAATGTAGCACTTTACGGTTTGGTGTACAGTATAGTGGTAGCGCTAGGTGTTTCTCCAGGTCTTGGTTTTGTACATACCGGCCATGATTTATCCTTTATTTATGATATTGCGGACTTATATAAAGCTGAATTGACTATTCCCTTAGCTTTTGAAATTGCAGCTAACTATACTGAGGATGATGATATTGGTAAGGTTGCTCGATTGAAAACAAGAGATTCCTTCGTAGATGGCAAGTTAATGGCTCGGATAGTTACTGACATTCAATATCTATTTGAAATAGATGATGAAGAAGAGTTAGTGATTGATACGCTTTCTTTATGGGATGATAAGGATAAACTTGTTAAACATGGAGTTAGTTATACGGAGAATTTATAA
- the cas2e gene encoding type I-E CRISPR-associated endoribonuclease Cas2e produces the protein MPLTVLTLKNVPPSLKGDLTKWMQEIATGVYVGNINTRVREKLWDRIKANVGKGEATISYAFRNEIGYQFDTVNAQRSVLDYDGIPLILLPSQTDSDGKISSFGYSDAAKFRRIKRFGRHSEVSSKPQSSYIVIDIETDGLDENEHTIIEIGALKVTPSTTEEFNALIKHDGILPTKISKLTGISQALLEQNGRNLKEVLSDFLLFIGESALVGYGINFDVKFINNELNKLGLPLLSNKTHDLKKFVKSEKLFLANYQLQTALKEYGIEEVVPHRALPDAKLIYQLSTKVNKFLDRINRD, from the coding sequence ATGCCACTGACTGTTTTAACTTTAAAAAATGTTCCGCCGTCTTTAAAAGGGGATTTAACCAAGTGGATGCAAGAAATTGCTACAGGGGTTTACGTTGGAAATATCAATACTAGGGTTCGTGAAAAGTTATGGGATCGTATTAAGGCGAATGTTGGAAAAGGTGAGGCTACAATTAGTTACGCCTTTAGAAATGAAATTGGCTATCAATTTGATACCGTAAATGCTCAGCGGAGTGTACTAGACTATGATGGAATCCCATTAATTCTATTACCTAGCCAAACAGACAGCGATGGGAAAATATCCAGTTTTGGATACAGTGATGCTGCTAAGTTTAGACGGATCAAGCGTTTTGGCCGTCATTCAGAAGTTTCTTCAAAACCACAGAGTTCCTATATTGTGATTGATATTGAGACGGATGGTTTAGATGAGAATGAACATACCATTATAGAAATTGGGGCACTTAAGGTTACTCCATCCACTACAGAAGAGTTTAATGCTCTTATCAAACATGACGGAATCTTGCCTACGAAGATTTCTAAATTAACGGGAATTTCTCAGGCTCTATTAGAACAAAATGGTCGAAATTTAAAAGAAGTACTTTCCGATTTTTTGCTTTTTATAGGTGAATCAGCTTTAGTTGGCTATGGTATCAATTTTGATGTTAAGTTTATTAACAATGAGCTTAACAAGTTGGGCTTGCCTTTATTATCAAATAAAACTCATGATTTAAAGAAATTTGTCAAGAGTGAAAAACTATTTCTGGCTAACTATCAATTACAGACAGCTCTTAAGGAATATGGAATTGAAGAGGTAGTTCCTCATAGAGCTTTACCGGACGCTAAGTTAATCTATCAGTTATCAACAAAAGTGAATAAATTTTTGGATAGAATCAATCGGGATTAG
- a CDS encoding LacI family DNA-binding transcriptional regulator — MVAKLTDVAKLAGVSPTTVSRVINKKGYLSEKTILKVNEAMRELGYKPNNLARSLQGKSAKLIGLIFPNISHVFYAELIDKLEHQLFKNGYKTIICNSEHDSEKEREYIEMLEANQVDGIISGSHNLGIEDYNRVTAPIISFDRNLSPDIPVVSSDNYGGGVLAAQTLVKTGAQSIIMITGNDNSNSPTGLRHAGFASVLPKAPIINVSSDFSPVRKEMEIKNILTHQKPDAIFASDDLTAILVIKIAQELGISVPEELKVIGYDGTYFIENYYPHLTTIKQPMKEIAQLTVDLLLQKIEGKEVATTGYFLPVTLLSGKSI, encoded by the coding sequence ATGGTCGCAAAACTGACTGATGTCGCCAAACTTGCTGGCGTCAGCCCCACTACCGTTTCACGGGTTATCAATAAAAAAGGTTATCTGTCTGAAAAAACCATTCTCAAGGTCAATGAAGCCATGCGAGAACTAGGCTACAAGCCCAATAATCTGGCTCGAAGTCTCCAAGGAAAATCTGCCAAGTTGATTGGACTCATTTTCCCAAACATTAGTCATGTCTTTTATGCTGAGTTGATTGACAAGCTGGAACACCAGCTCTTCAAGAATGGCTACAAGACCATCATCTGTAACAGCGAACACGATTCTGAAAAAGAACGTGAGTACATTGAAATGCTGGAGGCCAATCAGGTGGACGGTATCATTTCTGGAAGTCACAACTTGGGAATCGAAGACTACAATCGTGTGACAGCCCCAATCATTTCCTTTGACCGAAACTTGTCTCCAGACATTCCTGTTGTCTCCTCTGACAACTACGGTGGCGGGGTTCTCGCTGCCCAAACCTTGGTCAAGACCGGTGCCCAGTCTATCATCATGATTACAGGGAACGACAATTCCAACTCGCCTACTGGACTGCGTCATGCTGGCTTTGCCTCTGTTCTCCCAAAAGCTCCTATTATCAATGTTTCGAGTGACTTTTCTCCCGTCAGAAAGGAAATGGAAATCAAGAATATCTTGACCCATCAGAAACCAGATGCTATCTTTGCTTCAGATGATCTGACAGCTATCCTAGTTATCAAAATCGCCCAGGAACTGGGAATCTCTGTTCCTGAAGAGCTCAAAGTCATCGGCTATGACGGGACTTACTTTATCGAGAACTACTATCCTCACCTGACAACGATTAAGCAACCTATGAAAGAGATTGCCCAACTCACTGTTGATCTCCTCTTGCAAAAGATCGAAGGCAAGGAAGTTGCGACAACTGGTTACTTCTTACCAGTCACCCTATTGTCTGGAAAAAGTATATAA
- a CDS encoding sucrose-6-phosphate hydrolase: MEWTTERRYRRYEDWTDNEIKQIKEKMAQSPWHTHYHAEPKMGLLNDPNGFSYFDGKWILFYQNFPFGAAHGLKSWVQLESDDLVHFTETGVKILPDTPLDSHGAYSGSAMQFGDQLFLFYTGNVRDENWIRHPYQVGALLGKDGKITKIDKILIDQPADSTDHFRDPQIFNFKGQYYAIVGGQDLEKKGFVRLYKAIDNDYTNWQEIGDLDFANDRTAYMMECPNLVFIGEQPVLLYCPQGLDKQVLDYDNIYPNMYKIGASFDPEKAQMADVSPLHNLDYGFEAYATQAFNAPDGRALAVSWLGLPDVAYPSDRFDHQGTFSLVKELTIKDGKLYQYPVAAIKDLRVFEEPFSNRAQTNNSYELELNLEANSQSEIVLLADKEGKGLSINFDLANGQVTVDRSQAGEQYAQEFGTTRSCPIDKQATTANIFIDNSVFEIFINKGEKVFSGRVFPRADQNGILIKSGKPTGTYYELDYGRKTD; this comes from the coding sequence ATGGAATGGACAACAGAGCGTCGCTACAGACGCTATGAAGATTGGACAGATAATGAAATCAAGCAAATCAAGGAAAAGATGGCACAATCTCCATGGCATACTCATTACCATGCCGAGCCTAAAATGGGGCTTCTCAATGATCCGAATGGATTTTCTTACTTTGATGGCAAATGGATTCTCTTTTACCAGAATTTCCCCTTTGGTGCAGCTCATGGTTTGAAGTCTTGGGTGCAGCTTGAAAGTGATGATCTGGTGCACTTTACAGAAACTGGAGTCAAAATTTTGCCAGATACTCCATTAGATAGCCACGGTGCCTACTCTGGATCCGCCATGCAGTTTGGCGATCAGTTGTTCCTATTCTATACAGGGAATGTCCGTGATGAAAACTGGATTCGTCACCCATACCAGGTTGGTGCTCTTTTGGGAAAAGATGGTAAGATTACCAAGATTGATAAGATCTTGATTGACCAACCAGCAGACTCTACCGACCACTTCCGTGACCCGCAAATTTTTAACTTCAAGGGCCAATACTATGCTATCGTGGGTGGTCAGGACTTGGAGAAAAAAGGCTTTGTTCGTCTCTACAAGGCTATTGATAATGACTACACCAACTGGCAGGAGATTGGTGACCTAGACTTTGCTAACGACCGTACTGCCTATATGATGGAATGTCCAAATCTGGTCTTTATCGGTGAACAACCTGTCCTTCTCTACTGCCCACAGGGATTGGACAAACAAGTTCTGGATTATGACAATATCTATCCAAACATGTACAAAATCGGGGCATCCTTTGATCCTGAAAAGGCGCAAATGGCAGATGTGTCACCCCTTCACAACCTAGACTACGGTTTTGAAGCCTATGCGACTCAAGCCTTTAACGCTCCAGACGGACGTGCTCTGGCAGTTAGCTGGCTTGGGCTACCAGATGTAGCCTACCCATCTGATCGTTTTGACCACCAAGGAACTTTCTCATTGGTCAAGGAACTCACTATCAAAGATGGCAAACTCTACCAATACCCTGTCGCAGCTATCAAGGACCTTCGTGTCTTTGAAGAACCCTTTTCAAATCGTGCTCAAACGAATAACAGCTATGAACTGGAGCTCAACTTGGAAGCCAATAGCCAGAGCGAGATTGTCTTACTTGCTGATAAAGAAGGAAAAGGACTTTCAATCAACTTTGACCTTGCAAATGGTCAAGTGACAGTGGATCGTAGCCAAGCTGGTGAACAGTATGCCCAAGAATTTGGTACGACTCGTTCTTGCCCAATCGACAAGCAAGCTACTACTGCTAACATCTTCATCGACAACTCAGTCTTTGAAATTTTCATCAACAAAGGAGAAAAAGTATTTTCTGGTCGCGTCTTTCCGCGTGCAGACCAAAATGGTATCCTGATCAAGTCTGGAAAGCCAACCGGAACCTACTATGAATTAGATTATGGTCGCAAAACTGACTGA
- a CDS encoding sucrose-specific PTS transporter subunit IIBC, whose translation MDYNKVASEVIEAVGKDNLVAAAHCATRLRLVLKDESKVNQAALDNNADVKGTFSTNGQYQIIIGPGDVNFVYAEIIKKTGLKEASTDDLKEIANKDKKFNPLMDLIKLLSDIFVPIIPALVAGGLLMALRNFLTSPDLFGPQSIEDMYPAIKGFSAMVQLMSAAPFMFLPVLVGISAAKRFGANQFLGAAIGMIMTTPDLGGKEAFWDILGYHVTQTNYAYQVIPVLVAVWLLATLEKFFHKKLPSAVDFTFTPLLSVMITGFLTFTVIGPVMLVVSDAITNAIVWLYNTTGAFGMGLFGGTYSLIVMTGLHQSFPAIETQLLSAYNNNGTGFGDYIFVVASMANVAQGAATLAIYFLTKNAKTKGLSGSAAVSAFLGITEPALFGVNLKYKFPFFCALAGSAVGAFVAGLTHVIAVSLGAAGFIGFLSIKAGSIPMYVIAELISFAAAFALTYFYGKTKAAGVFADEAATVAAASVAETKVEATAEASVSEESVTNKNETIQTPIVGDVVALADVNDPVFSSGAMGQGIAVKPSQGVVYAPADAEVSIAFPTGHAFGLKTAKGAEILIHVGIDTVSMNGEGFEAKVAQGDKVKAGDILGTFDSNKIAAAGLDDTTMVIVTNTADYASVTPVASGSVVKGDAIIEVKA comes from the coding sequence ATGGATTATAATAAAGTAGCTTCCGAGGTCATAGAGGCTGTTGGAAAAGATAATCTAGTAGCTGCAGCGCATTGTGCCACTCGTCTTCGTCTTGTATTAAAAGACGAATCAAAAGTGAATCAAGCAGCTTTAGATAATAATGCTGATGTGAAAGGTACATTTAGCACAAACGGACAATATCAAATTATTATTGGTCCCGGTGACGTTAACTTTGTCTACGCAGAAATCATCAAAAAAACAGGTTTGAAAGAAGCTTCAACAGATGATTTGAAAGAGATTGCTAATAAAGATAAAAAGTTCAATCCTTTGATGGATTTGATTAAGCTCTTGTCAGATATCTTTGTTCCAATCATTCCTGCTCTGGTTGCAGGTGGTCTTTTGATGGCATTGCGTAACTTCTTGACATCGCCAGATTTGTTTGGACCTCAATCAATTGAAGATATGTACCCTGCAATCAAAGGCTTCTCAGCTATGGTTCAATTGATGTCTGCAGCTCCATTTATGTTCTTGCCTGTTTTGGTAGGTATTTCAGCAGCTAAACGCTTTGGAGCAAACCAATTCCTTGGTGCAGCTATTGGTATGATCATGACCACTCCAGATTTGGGTGGTAAAGAAGCTTTTTGGGATATTTTAGGTTACCATGTTACACAAACAAACTATGCTTACCAAGTTATTCCAGTTCTTGTGGCTGTCTGGTTATTGGCGACTCTGGAAAAATTCTTCCACAAGAAATTGCCATCTGCAGTTGACTTTACTTTCACACCGCTTTTGTCTGTTATGATTACAGGATTCCTAACTTTTACAGTTATCGGTCCTGTGATGTTGGTAGTATCTGATGCGATTACCAATGCGATTGTATGGCTATACAATACTACAGGTGCCTTTGGTATGGGTCTCTTTGGTGGAACCTACTCATTGATCGTTATGACTGGTCTTCACCAATCATTCCCTGCGATTGAAACACAGTTGCTATCAGCTTACAATAATAACGGTACTGGATTTGGTGACTATATCTTTGTTGTTGCCTCAATGGCAAACGTGGCACAAGGTGCAGCCACACTTGCTATCTACTTCTTGACTAAAAATGCTAAAACTAAAGGCTTGTCAGGTTCAGCAGCTGTTTCAGCCTTCCTTGGTATCACTGAGCCTGCTCTCTTTGGGGTAAACTTGAAATACAAATTCCCATTCTTCTGTGCTCTTGCTGGTTCAGCAGTTGGTGCCTTTGTGGCAGGATTAACTCATGTCATTGCAGTTTCTTTGGGAGCAGCTGGCTTTATCGGATTCCTTTCCATTAAGGCAGGATCAATCCCTATGTATGTGATTGCAGAACTCATTTCCTTTGCTGCAGCCTTTGCTTTGACTTATTTCTATGGTAAAACAAAAGCGGCAGGTGTATTTGCTGATGAGGCCGCAACAGTAGCGGCTGCAAGTGTAGCTGAAACTAAGGTTGAAGCAACAGCTGAAGCGTCAGTATCTGAAGAATCTGTAACTAACAAAAACGAAACAATCCAAACTCCTATCGTTGGTGATGTCGTAGCGCTTGCTGATGTGAATGACCCAGTCTTTTCAAGTGGTGCAATGGGACAAGGGATCGCTGTAAAACCAAGCCAAGGCGTGGTTTACGCACCAGCTGATGCAGAAGTATCTATCGCATTTCCAACAGGTCACGCCTTTGGTTTGAAGACAGCCAAGGGAGCTGAAATCTTGATCCACGTTGGTATTGACACTGTGTCTATGAACGGTGAAGGCTTTGAAGCAAAAGTTGCTCAAGGCGACAAGGTCAAAGCTGGTGACATTCTCGGAACCTTTGACTCAAACAAAATCGCTGCTGCAGGTCTTGACGACACAACAATGGTTATCGTAACCAACACGGCAGACTATGCTTCTGTGACACCAGTCGCAAGTGGTTCAGTTGTCAAGGGCGACGCGATCATCGAAGTGAAAGCCTAA
- the scrK gene encoding fructokinase ScrK, with amino-acid sequence MTKLYGSLEAGGTKFVCAVGDENFNIVEKTQFPTTTPIETIDKTIEFFSKFDNLAGLAIGSFGPIDIDKNSKTYGFITTTPKPHWANVDLLGALRRALNVPMYFTTDVNSSAYGEVVARNNAGGRIENLVYYTIGTGIGAGVIQRGEFIGGVGHPEMGHYYVAKHPMDEEKEFNGVCPFHKGCLEGFAAGPSLEARTGIRGENIELNNSVWDVQAYYIAQAAVNATVTFRPDVIVFGGGVMAQQHMLDRVREKFTALLNGYLPVPDVRDYIVTPAVAGNGSATLGNFVLAKSVAK; translated from the coding sequence ATGACAAAATTATACGGAAGCTTAGAAGCAGGCGGTACAAAGTTTGTCTGTGCTGTCGGAGATGAAAATTTTAACATTGTAGAGAAAACACAATTTCCTACAACAACTCCTATCGAGACTATCGATAAAACCATTGAGTTCTTCTCAAAATTCGATAACCTTGCAGGACTTGCCATCGGTTCATTTGGTCCTATTGATATCGACAAAAATTCTAAAACTTACGGTTTTATCACCACTACTCCAAAACCTCACTGGGCAAATGTCGACTTGCTTGGTGCCCTTCGTCGTGCCCTTAATGTGCCCATGTATTTCACCACAGACGTAAACAGCTCTGCCTATGGTGAAGTCGTTGCCCGTAACAATGCTGGCGGCCGTATCGAGAACTTGGTCTACTACACAATCGGTACAGGAATCGGTGCAGGTGTTATCCAACGTGGTGAGTTTATCGGTGGTGTAGGTCATCCTGAGATGGGGCACTACTATGTAGCCAAACACCCAATGGACGAGGAGAAAGAGTTTAACGGTGTTTGTCCTTTCCACAAGGGCTGTTTGGAAGGCTTTGCTGCTGGTCCAAGTTTGGAAGCTCGTACAGGTATTAGAGGTGAAAACATCGAACTCAACAACTCTGTCTGGGACGTCCAAGCCTACTATATCGCTCAAGCTGCTGTCAACGCGACAGTGACTTTCCGACCAGATGTCATCGTCTTTGGTGGTGGAGTCATGGCCCAACAACACATGCTGGACCGTGTGCGTGAAAAATTCACAGCTCTTCTCAACGGCTATCTACCAGTACCAGACGTGCGTGACTACATCGTGACTCCAGCAGTCGCAGGCAATGGTTCCGCCACACTTGGGAACTTTGTCCTTGCTAAGAGTGTCGCAAAATAA
- a CDS encoding TVP38/TMEM64 family protein: MSQDKQMKAVSPLLQQVINISSIVGGVGTLIFCIWAYQAGVLQSKETLSTFIQQAGVWGPPLFIFLQILQTVVPIIPGALTSVAGVFIYGHIIGTIYNYIGIVIGCAIIFYLVRLYGAAFVQSVVSKRTYDKYIGWLDKGNRFDRFFIFMMIWPVSPADFLCMLAALTKMTFKRYMIIIILTKPFTLVVYTYGLTYIIDFFWQMF, from the coding sequence ATGTCACAGGATAAGCAAATGAAAGCTGTTTCTCCCCTTCTGCAGCAAGTCATCAATATCTCATCTATCGTCGGGGGAGTCGGCACCTTGATTTTCTGTATTTGGGCCTATCAGGCAGGAGTGTTACAATCCAAGGAAACCCTATCGACCTTTATCCAGCAAGCTGGGGTTTGGGGACCGCCACTCTTTATCTTTTTACAGATCCTACAAACCGTTGTTCCGATCATTCCGGGAGCTTTGACCTCAGTGGCTGGGGTCTTTATTTACGGTCACATCATCGGAACCATCTATAACTATATCGGCATCGTGATTGGCTGTGCCATTATCTTTTACCTTGTGCGCCTCTACGGAGCTGCCTTTGTCCAGTCCGTCGTCAGCAAGCGCACCTATGATAAGTACATCGGTTGGCTCGATAAGGGCAATCGCTTCGATCGTTTCTTTATCTTTATGATGATCTGGCCAGTTAGCCCAGCTGATTTTCTCTGCATGCTGGCAGCACTGACCAAGATGACCTTCAAGCGCTATATGATTATTATCATTTTGACCAAACCCTTTACCCTAGTGGTTTATACTTATGGTTTGACCTATATTATTGATTTCTTCTGGCAGATGTTTTGA
- a CDS encoding type I restriction endonuclease yields MAKRKDFSELTRVQIPAALHLMRLGYTYLPRNSKEMIERDPDTNILVSVFKEQFLKFNNYLTEDDFERELANIKLELDQNDLGRSFFKRIQGQENTVYIDWEHPEANTFHLALEVTCQNGQDEFRPDIVIFINGLPLSYIEVKQPNAIRDGKTGIQSEQDRTRYRFENRKFRRFNNITQLIALSDNLSYISGQGQQKQGSYYGSNAYSKTKFNAFKEEREEDFLHSLAMLTEDQIDFVLEDMKRFALKSQPEFTTNLNPDTPCNAFLSSLYQKERLLFMLRFGLVYVEEESKDGQMQLQKHVMRYPQYFATRAIEETIAKGIKKGVIWHTQGSGKTALAYFNIRYLTHYFSKQGIVPQFYFVVDRLDLADQAFKEFTKRGLKVKRINNPQELNQKQDGYDVAVVNIQKFKDDSDLTDRSGYDLNRQNIYFIDEAHRSYNERGSYLPNLYHADTNAIKIALTGTPLITYKKDGKTKESHATTRDIFGDYIHKYYYNQSIDDGFTLRLMREDIETSYKDNLRSINEEIQRGDLSKEDIFAHPHYVEPMLDFIIEDFNRARDLVFDDQTIGGMIVCDSSKQARQLEKQLVERRKAGTTNLTSALILHDEGDKEEKKDKVDAYKEGKIDLIIVYSMLLTGFDAPRLKRLYLGRKIKAHNLLQTLTRVNRPYKDYIFGYVIDFADISKEFDKTNRAYLEELNQEYDITLTGENGEDVFGSLFVPAEEISQELSKTERILMDYPTSNLEFFSQVINDIKDRKELNDLRKALESIKQYYNIARLLGYEHLLQQIDIAQIATLLNILSRRLLTLSLIDKPDEFSSRTLLNLAMSETSFSFVKIAEEELRLAANDLEDLKRRVAGGIKKQRDEKDPEWVSLYEEFQRIMKKHLIHGQEGFTMENIKETQKDYEELFKSVEDYHTRMRRLTMNFNGDEMAARSYKHVTNSTMVSDFPAIYHVIKGSKVRLDRKIGQNQGVLDNEDFLKKMIREEARIEMKTNESASSLTREDFNYIVESLFEGYEEEYQH; encoded by the coding sequence ATGGCAAAAAGAAAAGATTTTTCTGAATTAACGAGAGTTCAGATCCCAGCGGCCTTGCATCTCATGCGCCTGGGTTATACTTATCTGCCTCGAAACAGCAAAGAAATGATAGAAAGAGATCCAGATACCAATATTCTTGTATCTGTTTTTAAGGAGCAATTTTTAAAATTTAACAACTACTTGACAGAGGATGACTTTGAGAGAGAACTGGCTAATATCAAGTTGGAACTAGACCAAAATGATCTGGGACGTTCTTTCTTTAAACGAATACAAGGTCAGGAAAATACCGTATATATTGATTGGGAACACCCAGAAGCAAACACCTTCCATCTGGCACTTGAAGTAACCTGTCAAAATGGTCAGGATGAGTTCCGTCCAGATATTGTCATCTTTATCAATGGCCTGCCCCTTTCTTATATCGAAGTTAAACAGCCCAATGCTATCCGAGATGGTAAGACAGGCATCCAGTCAGAGCAGGACAGAACCAGATACCGATTTGAAAACCGTAAATTCCGTCGTTTTAACAACATTACCCAGCTCATTGCCCTTTCTGATAACTTGTCCTACATCAGCGGACAGGGGCAACAGAAGCAAGGTTCTTACTATGGTTCAAATGCCTATTCAAAAACAAAATTTAATGCTTTCAAGGAAGAAAGAGAAGAAGATTTCCTTCATTCCCTTGCCATGCTAACCGAGGACCAAATCGACTTTGTCCTAGAAGATATGAAGCGCTTTGCCCTCAAATCTCAGCCAGAGTTTACAACAAACCTAAACCCTGATACACCTTGCAATGCCTTTCTGTCTTCTTTGTACCAGAAGGAACGTCTGCTCTTTATGCTTCGTTTTGGTCTGGTCTATGTCGAAGAAGAAAGCAAGGACGGGCAGATGCAATTGCAAAAGCACGTCATGCGCTATCCTCAGTATTTTGCAACACGTGCTATCGAAGAAACAATTGCAAAAGGTATCAAGAAAGGGGTTATCTGGCATACACAAGGTTCAGGTAAGACTGCCTTGGCATATTTCAATATCCGCTATTTAACTCATTATTTTTCAAAACAAGGGATTGTACCTCAGTTTTACTTTGTCGTGGACCGTTTAGACCTAGCTGACCAGGCCTTTAAGGAATTCACCAAACGAGGACTCAAGGTTAAGCGCATCAATAACCCACAAGAACTGAATCAAAAACAAGACGGCTATGACGTAGCTGTGGTTAATATCCAGAAGTTTAAGGATGATTCAGACCTGACTGACCGCTCGGGCTATGACCTCAATCGTCAAAATATCTACTTTATTGATGAAGCCCACCGTTCATACAATGAACGAGGCTCCTACCTGCCAAATCTCTATCATGCAGATACCAATGCTATCAAGATTGCTTTGACGGGAACGCCCCTCATCACCTATAAGAAAGATGGCAAGACTAAGGAAAGTCATGCGACGACGCGAGATATTTTTGGAGACTACATCCATAAATACTACTACAACCAGTCCATTGATGACGGCTTTACCCTACGCCTGATGCGAGAAGATATTGAGACTTCTTATAAAGATAATCTCAGATCTATCAATGAAGAAATTCAACGAGGCGATCTGTCCAAGGAAGATATCTTTGCTCATCCTCATTATGTAGAGCCCATGCTTGATTTTATCATTGAAGATTTTAATCGAGCGCGTGATTTGGTCTTTGATGACCAGACCATCGGGGGCATGATTGTCTGTGATTCTTCCAAGCAGGCTCGTCAGCTTGAAAAGCAGTTAGTAGAACGACGCAAAGCTGGAACAACCAACTTGACCTCCGCTCTTATCCTCCATGATGAGGGAGACAAGGAAGAGAAGAAGGACAAGGTAGATGCCTATAAGGAAGGTAAGATTGATCTGATCATCGTATACTCCATGCTCCTGACAGGTTTTGATGCCCCTCGTCTCAAGCGCCTCTATCTAGGGCGCAAGATCAAGGCCCACAATCTCCTTCAGACCTTGACTCGTGTCAATCGTCCATACAAGGACTATATCTTTGGTTATGTTATTGACTTTGCAGACATCTCAAAGGAGTTCGACAAGACCAACCGCGCCTATCTAGAGGAGTTAAATCAAGAATACGACATTACTCTGACTGGAGAAAATGGGGAAGATGTCTTTGGTTCTCTATTTGTGCCAGCTGAGGAAATTTCTCAGGAACTCAGCAAGACAGAGCGCATTCTCATGGACTATCCAACCTCTAATCTAGAGTTTTTTTCTCAAGTTATCAATGATATTAAGGATAGAAAGGAGTTAAATGACCTTCGTAAAGCCCTAGAGTCTATCAAGCAGTACTACAATATCGCTCGTTTATTAGGCTATGAACATCTGCTCCAACAGATTGATATTGCTCAGATCGCAACTCTGCTCAATATCCTCTCCAGACGCTTACTAACCTTGTCCTTGATTGACAAACCAGATGAGTTTTCAAGCCGAACCCTTTTAAACTTGGCTATGTCTGAGACCAGCTTCAGCTTTGTCAAGATTGCAGAAGAAGAACTTCGTCTAGCAGCCAATGACCTGGAAGATTTGAAACGTCGAGTGGCAGGTGGGATTAAAAAACAACGTGATGAAAAGGATCCTGAGTGGGTCTCCCTCTATGAGGAATTCCAGCGCATCATGAAGAAACACTTGATCCATGGCCAAGAAGGCTTTACCATGGAAAATATCAAGGAAACGCAAAAAGACTATGAAGAACTCTTTAAGTCTGTGGAGGACTATCATACTCGTATGAGACGCCTAACCATGAACTTTAACGGAGATGAGATGGCAGCTCGTTCCTACAAGCACGTGACCAACTCGACTATGGTCAGTGATTTTCCTGCTATTTACCATGTCATCAAGGGTTCTAAAGTCAGACTAGACCGTAAAATCGGTCAAAATCAAGGAGTACTCGATAACGAGGACTTTCTCAAGAAAATGATTCGAGAAGAAGCTCGGATTGAAATGAAAACTAACGAATCTGCAAGTAGTTTGACAAGAGAGGATTTTAATTATATCGTCGAGTCACTATTTGAAGGATATGAAGAGGAATACCAACACTAA